The Lysobacterales bacterium genome includes a region encoding these proteins:
- a CDS encoding DUF2247 family protein codes for MDLVRLRIPYEFVCERTRPSWRDIRFGLLNELLDPKAPVALAIEQVGEVEVPAAALVELAGAGENEPTSEQVRRLADSEPLCSEGGVRAKWLYLVLAWVYEHRSEYSDPLKYVEEVYGDFGYPEQIESFVRNMPMVGPDLGSRDANERRLFERWKQYLDKMATIYSG; via the coding sequence ATGGACCTCGTCCGGCTCCGCATACCGTACGAATTTGTCTGCGAAAGGACGCGACCTAGCTGGCGCGACATTCGCTTCGGTCTGTTGAACGAACTTCTCGATCCCAAGGCTCCCGTAGCGCTCGCTATCGAGCAGGTAGGTGAGGTTGAGGTGCCCGCTGCAGCGTTGGTCGAGCTCGCGGGAGCGGGTGAGAATGAGCCAACGTCCGAGCAGGTCAGGCGCCTTGCCGACAGCGAGCCCCTATGTTCCGAAGGCGGTGTTCGTGCCAAGTGGCTTTACCTCGTGCTCGCATGGGTCTACGAGCATCGGAGTGAATACTCGGATCCGCTGAAATATGTGGAGGAGGTCTACGGGGACTTCGGCTATCCAGAGCAGATCGAGAGCTTCGTGAGGAACATGCCGATGGTTGGACCGGACCTTGGTAGCCGCGACGCCAACGAGCGTCGGCTGTTCGAGCGATGGAAGCAGTACTTGGACAAGATGGCGACGATCTATTCGGGGTAG
- a CDS encoding CHAD domain-containing protein: protein MSARATGHSLPELHPGMDAGEALQQVIDACLGDYERHLAGLMASDDPRGPHGSRVALRRLRTALRGFRPILDLAMVLPVELEARALFRLIGPLRDADVLAGRAGSGRGSGSLSPARSPGLSGSRESEPDPLPALPALRTQTRQALTARRAQAFADRVRDLFAGPLWRRRGGKARRRRKGPAADLARHALDRAWQRARRADPDLAALDEAARHRLRKDLKALRYLSEFFTPLLPDLPLARETRRLKALQDDLGTLTDLDLARRSGVSGAMTAHFDEPAAEALGRAAQRWHALLHDELSPDDGSG, encoded by the coding sequence ATGTCAGCGCGCGCGACCGGTCACAGCCTCCCCGAACTGCACCCGGGCATGGACGCCGGCGAGGCCTTGCAGCAGGTCATCGACGCCTGCCTGGGCGACTACGAGCGCCACCTGGCCGGGCTGATGGCCAGCGACGACCCGCGCGGCCCGCACGGCAGCCGGGTCGCGCTGCGCCGGCTGCGCACCGCGCTGCGCGGCTTCCGGCCGATCCTCGACCTCGCCATGGTGCTGCCGGTCGAGCTGGAGGCGCGCGCGCTGTTCCGGTTGATCGGGCCGCTGCGCGATGCCGACGTGCTGGCGGGAAGGGCGGGGTCGGGAAGGGGGTCAGGTTCACTTTCCCCAGCGCGCTCGCCAGGCCTAAGCGGCTCACGCGAAAGTGAACCTGACCCCCTTCCCGCCCTTCCCGCGCTCCGCACCCAGACCCGCCAGGCCCTGACCGCCCGTCGCGCCCAGGCCTTCGCAGACCGCGTGCGCGACCTGTTCGCCGGCCCGCTGTGGCGTCGGCGCGGCGGCAAGGCCCGGCGCCGCCGCAAGGGCCCGGCAGCCGACCTGGCTCGTCATGCCCTGGACCGCGCCTGGCAGCGCGCCCGCCGCGCCGACCCGGACCTGGCGGCCCTCGACGAAGCCGCCCGCCACCGCCTGCGCAAGGACCTCAAGGCCCTGCGCTATCTCAGCGAGTTCTTCACCCCGCTGCTGCCCGACCTGCCGCTGGCCCGCGAGACGCGGCGGCTGAAGGCCCTGCAGGACGACCTCGGCACCCTCACCGACCTCGACCTGGCGCGGCGCAGCGGCGTGTCCGGCGCAATGACCGCACATTTCGACGAACCGGCAGCCGAGGCGCTAGGCAGGGCTGCACAACGGTGGCATGCACTCCTGCACGATGAGCTCTCACCCGATGATGGCTCGGGATAG
- a CDS encoding SDR family oxidoreductase: MQKILIIGATSAIATACARQWAVRGAALYLIGRDPGRLAALADDLRVRGAGAVDTGTLDVDDLAGHEAALAAARQALGGIDIALLAHGTLPDAAACDRDAALAMAHFATNGGSTIALMHRLAGLLEAQGDGTLAVISSVAGDRGRASNAIYGAAKAAVSAYASALRQRLGRSGVDVLTIKPGFVDTPMTAAFAKGALWARPEAVAAGIVRAVERRRAVVYLPWFWRPVMTAIKALPEFVFRRLKF, translated from the coding sequence ATGCAGAAGATCCTGATCATCGGTGCCACCTCGGCGATCGCCACCGCCTGCGCCCGGCAGTGGGCGGTGCGCGGCGCGGCGCTGTACCTCATCGGCCGCGATCCCGGCCGGCTGGCGGCGCTGGCCGACGACCTGCGCGTGCGCGGCGCCGGCGCCGTCGACACCGGCACGCTCGACGTCGACGACCTGGCCGGTCACGAGGCCGCGCTGGCGGCGGCACGGCAGGCGCTGGGCGGCATCGACATCGCCCTGCTGGCGCACGGCACCCTGCCCGACGCCGCCGCCTGCGACCGCGATGCCGCCCTGGCGATGGCGCACTTCGCCACCAACGGCGGCAGCACGATCGCCCTGATGCACCGCCTGGCCGGCCTGCTGGAGGCACAGGGCGACGGCACCCTGGCGGTGATCTCCTCGGTGGCCGGCGACCGCGGCCGCGCCAGCAACGCCATCTACGGCGCCGCCAAGGCCGCGGTCAGCGCCTACGCCAGCGCCCTGCGCCAGCGCCTGGGCCGGTCCGGCGTCGACGTGCTGACCATCAAGCCCGGCTTCGTCGACACGCCGATGACCGCGGCCTTCGCCAAGGGCGCGCTGTGGGCGCGCCCGGAGGCGGTCGCCGCCGGCATCGTTCGCGCCGTCGAGCGGCGCCGCGCCGTGGTCTATCTGCCCTGGTTCTGGCGGCCGGTGATGACGGCGATCAAGGCGCTGCCCGAGTTCGTGTTCCGGCGCCTGAAGTTCTGA
- a CDS encoding NAD-dependent epimerase/dehydratase family protein, whose protein sequence is MAAIDKHAPLVLTGAAGLVGQNLVVELKAQGWTRLVAIDKHAHNLAILQRLHPEVTCVLSDLAEPGDWQAHFQGAACVVQLHAQITGKYPDEFVRNNEQATRHVLAATRAAGVPYLVHISSSVVNSVADDDYTRTKKAQEALVVASGLRHCILRPTLMFGWFDPKHLGWLSRFMARTPVFPIPGDGRYLRQPLYERDFCRCIVRCIEMRPDGAAYDICGDTGIDYIDIIRTIKRVKGLRTLIVPIPYPLFRLLLRTYALFSRRPPFTAAQLDALSAGDRFTGVDTEAVFGVRQTPFEQAVRESYCDPRYSGVVLRRT, encoded by the coding sequence ATGGCGGCGATCGACAAGCACGCGCCGCTGGTGCTGACCGGCGCAGCCGGCCTGGTCGGCCAGAACCTGGTGGTCGAGCTCAAGGCCCAGGGCTGGACGCGCCTGGTGGCGATCGACAAGCACGCCCATAACCTGGCCATCCTGCAGCGCCTGCATCCGGAGGTGACCTGCGTTCTGTCCGACCTCGCCGAACCGGGCGACTGGCAGGCGCACTTCCAGGGCGCCGCCTGCGTGGTGCAGCTGCACGCCCAGATCACCGGCAAGTACCCGGACGAGTTCGTGCGCAACAACGAGCAGGCCACCCGCCACGTGCTGGCCGCGACGCGGGCGGCCGGCGTGCCCTACCTGGTGCACATCAGCTCGTCGGTGGTGAACTCGGTGGCCGACGACGACTACACCCGCACCAAGAAGGCCCAGGAGGCCCTGGTCGTGGCCAGCGGCCTGCGCCACTGCATCCTGCGCCCGACATTGATGTTCGGCTGGTTCGATCCCAAGCACCTGGGCTGGCTGTCGCGCTTCATGGCGCGCACCCCGGTGTTCCCGATCCCCGGCGACGGTCGCTACCTGCGCCAGCCCCTGTACGAGCGCGACTTCTGCCGTTGCATCGTGCGCTGCATCGAGATGCGGCCCGACGGCGCCGCCTACGACATCTGCGGCGACACCGGCATCGACTACATCGACATCATCCGCACCATCAAGCGCGTCAAGGGTCTGCGCACCCTGATCGTGCCCATCCCCTACCCGCTGTTCCGACTGCTGCTGCGCACCTACGCCTTGTTCAGCCGCCGCCCGCCGTTCACCGCCGCCCAGCTCGACGCCCTCAGCGCCGGCGACCGCTTCACCGGCGTCGACACCGAGGCCGTGTTCGGCGTCCGCCAGACGCCCTTCGAGCAGGCGGTGCGCGAGAGCTACTGTGATCCGCGCTACAGCGGGGTGGTGTTGCGGAGGACGTGA
- a CDS encoding GtrA family protein → MPSSRFLRFLLVGGFAAAVNLAAGILLRQWLGFAPAAVIAYAIGMATAFVLNRLLVFAGAARPVHEQAAWFVLVNLAGVAQTVLIGLLLARIVLPWLDWTWHTDTVAHAVGIAVPVVTSYLGHKHLSFRGASSGG, encoded by the coding sequence GTGCCCTCGTCCCGGTTCCTGCGCTTTCTGCTGGTCGGTGGCTTCGCCGCCGCGGTCAACCTTGCGGCCGGCATCCTGCTGCGCCAGTGGCTGGGGTTCGCCCCGGCGGCGGTGATCGCCTACGCCATCGGCATGGCCACCGCCTTCGTGCTCAATCGCCTGCTGGTGTTCGCCGGCGCCGCCCGGCCGGTGCACGAGCAGGCCGCCTGGTTCGTTCTGGTCAACCTCGCCGGCGTCGCCCAGACCGTGCTGATCGGCCTGCTGCTGGCTCGCATCGTCCTGCCCTGGCTGGACTGGACCTGGCACACCGACACCGTCGCCCACGCCGTCGGTATCGCCGTGCCGGTGGTCACCAGCTACCTGGGGCACAAGCACCTGAGTTTCCGGGGGGCGTCGTCCGGCGGGTGA